A genomic region of Peptostreptococcaceae bacterium contains the following coding sequences:
- a CDS encoding M3 family oligoendopeptidase gives MIFGEIDYTRPDMKLIGERFESKLSCLEKADGLDAQNRVIEEINILRQEFESVSQICYIRNTIDTRDLFYEDEQNFFDENEPVYEGLISKYYKVLLDSPFRKGLEIYWGEQLFRLAEKAIKVFSEEIIDDLIEENRLATRYTKVLASAQIE, from the coding sequence ATGATATTTGGAGAGATTGATTATACAAGACCGGACATGAAATTAATCGGGGAAAGGTTTGAAAGCAAATTATCTTGTCTTGAAAAAGCGGATGGATTGGATGCTCAAAATCGCGTGATTGAGGAAATTAATATATTGAGGCAGGAATTTGAGTCCGTGTCTCAGATATGTTACATACGCAATACCATAGACACAAGGGATTTATTTTATGAAGATGAACAGAATTTTTTCGATGAAAATGAGCCGGTTTACGAGGGGTTAATAAGCAAATACTACAAGGTTCTTCTTGATTCGCCATTCAGGAAAGGGCTTGAGATATATTGGGGAGAACAGCTTTTCAGGCTGGCAGAGAAAGCGATAAAGGTTTTTTCCGAAGAGATAATCGACGATTTAATCGAGGAGAACCGTCTCGCTACGCGTTATACAAAGGTTTTGGCTTCGGCACAGATAGAAT
- a CDS encoding late competence development ComFB family protein, with protein MKMHNYMEEVVDKVLTDHLDEVSHIANCEKCRKDVLALTLNNLPAKYVVTEDDEVYGKLDEIEEMNIEEIMKELKIAIEIVNISPLHD; from the coding sequence ATGAAAATGCACAATTACATGGAAGAAGTAGTCGATAAAGTATTGACAGATCATCTGGATGAGGTTTCACACATCGCCAATTGCGAAAAATGCCGAAAAGATGTGCTTGCTCTTACATTGAACAATTTGCCCGCCAAATATGTCGTCACAGAAGACGATGAGGTCTACGGAAAACTCGATGAAATAGAAGAGATGAATATTGAGGAAATAATGAAGGAATTGAAAATCGCAATTGAAATAGTTAACATCTCACCGCTTCACGATTAA
- the fabZ gene encoding 3-hydroxyacyl-ACP dehydratase FabZ, with translation MLNSNQIMEIIPHRYPFLLIDRINEIEEGVYAKGIKNVTVNEYFFQGHFPDEHVMPGVLIIEALAQVGAVAILSLPENKGKTAYFGGIKKARFRRKVIPGDTLTLETRIVKSKGSIGFGQAIARVDGEVAVEAELTFAIR, from the coding sequence ATGCTAAATTCAAACCAAATAATGGAAATTATTCCCCACCGATATCCGTTTTTGCTTATTGATAGAATCAATGAAATTGAAGAAGGTGTATATGCCAAGGGAATAAAGAATGTAACCGTCAACGAATATTTTTTTCAGGGGCATTTTCCCGACGAGCATGTAATGCCAGGCGTGCTTATAATAGAGGCCTTGGCACAGGTTGGTGCTGTTGCTATACTGTCCCTACCGGAAAACAAAGGCAAAACTGCGTATTTTGGGGGAATAAAGAAAGCAAGATTTAGAAGAAAAGTAATACCTGGAGACACGTTGACATTGGAAACACGCATAGTCAAGTCGAAGGGAAGCATAGGTTTTGGTCAGGCGATAGCAAGGGTAGATGGCGAGGTTGCTGTTGAAGCTGAGCTTACATTTGCAATAAGATAA
- the fabF gene encoding beta-ketoacyl-ACP synthase II, which yields MKKRVVITGMGAVSPIGNDVDSLWESIRETAPGIDFITHFNTDEIKVKVAGEVKGFDPVEYIDKKEAKRMDRYTQFAIAASKQAFEDSGLKESPYNPERMGVIVGSGIGGLGTIEEQAGKLINRGPKRVSPFFIPMSIINMAAGNVAIALGAKGLCNTVVTACASGTNAVGEAFRNLQHGYADIIVAGGTEAAVTLLGVAGFEAMTALSTKNDPARASIPFDVERDGFVMAEGSGMMVLETLEHAKARNAKIYGEIVGYGFTCDAHHITAPAPGGEGGARAMKLAIEEAGIKPSDISYINAHGTSTPYNDKFETQAIKTTFGEAARDIPVSSTKSMTGHMLGAAGAIEAIICIKALEEGFIPATAGLLKADPECDLDYVPGKGREKELSYALSNSLGFGGHNASIILKKWNE from the coding sequence ATGAAAAAGAGAGTTGTTATTACAGGGATGGGAGCAGTATCTCCCATCGGAAACGATGTTGATAGCCTTTGGGAAAGCATAAGAGAAACTGCGCCGGGAATAGATTTTATAACCCATTTCAATACGGATGAAATAAAGGTGAAGGTGGCCGGAGAGGTCAAAGGATTCGATCCGGTTGAATATATTGACAAGAAGGAAGCCAAGCGAATGGACAGATACACGCAGTTTGCAATAGCGGCTTCCAAGCAGGCGTTTGAAGACTCTGGGCTTAAAGAATCACCGTACAATCCGGAACGAATGGGAGTAATAGTGGGATCCGGTATTGGAGGCCTCGGTACTATCGAGGAGCAGGCAGGAAAATTAATAAATAGAGGACCCAAGAGGGTATCTCCTTTCTTCATACCCATGTCTATTATAAACATGGCGGCTGGAAACGTTGCCATAGCGTTGGGAGCAAAAGGGCTTTGCAATACAGTGGTGACGGCGTGCGCGTCGGGCACAAACGCTGTTGGAGAGGCTTTCAGGAATTTGCAGCATGGATATGCCGATATTATAGTTGCGGGAGGAACAGAGGCAGCAGTTACACTTCTCGGGGTAGCCGGATTCGAGGCTATGACAGCGCTGTCTACCAAAAACGATCCTGCGCGAGCTTCCATACCTTTTGATGTGGAGAGGGATGGATTTGTAATGGCCGAGGGATCCGGGATGATGGTCCTTGAGACTCTGGAACATGCTAAGGCGCGAAACGCAAAAATATACGGAGAAATAGTAGGCTACGGATTCACATGCGACGCCCACCACATAACTGCGCCGGCTCCTGGAGGAGAAGGCGGGGCTAGAGCAATGAAGCTTGCCATAGAAGAAGCGGGAATCAAGCCTTCGGATATATCATACATCAACGCACACGGTACAAGCACACCCTACAATGATAAATTTGAAACGCAGGCAATTAAAACGACATTTGGCGAAGCCGCGAGGGATATACCGGTAAGCTCCACAAAGTCAATGACAGGCCACATGCTTGGAGCCGCAGGAGCTATTGAGGCGATTATTTGCATCAAGGCTCTCGAAGAGGGATTTATTCCTGCTACGGCCGGTCTTTTAAAAGCGGATCCCGAATGCGACCTTGATTATGTTCCCGGCAAGGGACGCGAGAAGGAGCTTTCATACGCGCTTTCCAATTCACTGGGTTTTGGAGGGCACAACGCATCAATAATTCTTAAAAAATGGAACGAGTAG
- the fabG gene encoding 3-oxoacyl-[acyl-carrier-protein] reductase, producing MLKGKTAVITGASRGIGKAVAIRLGKAGANLVLNYRSNDEAMDTLLEALEKEGIKAVKAKGDISNSDEAKELMKIAKDTFGSLDILVNNAGITRDKLIIQMKEEDFDSVIRVNLKGSYNCIKHAAKIMMKQRSGKIVNMASVVGVTGNAGQINYSASKAGVIGMTKSAARELAARNITVNAVAPGFIETDMTKDLVEKAGEGMLSGIPLGRLGSPEDIAEAVAFLVSDAAAYVTGQVLNVDGGMVM from the coding sequence ATGTTGAAGGGGAAAACGGCTGTAATCACGGGAGCAAGCAGGGGAATAGGGAAGGCTGTGGCAATACGTCTCGGAAAGGCCGGAGCAAACCTGGTGCTAAACTACAGAAGCAACGACGAGGCTATGGACACATTGCTTGAGGCTCTTGAAAAGGAAGGCATAAAGGCTGTAAAAGCCAAAGGCGATATTTCAAATTCGGATGAGGCCAAAGAACTGATGAAGATTGCAAAGGATACATTCGGGTCTTTGGACATATTGGTTAACAATGCCGGAATAACCAGGGATAAACTTATAATTCAAATGAAAGAAGAGGACTTTGACTCTGTCATACGCGTTAATCTTAAGGGCAGCTATAATTGCATTAAGCATGCCGCTAAAATTATGATGAAGCAAAGGTCCGGAAAGATTGTTAACATGGCTTCGGTTGTAGGCGTGACAGGAAACGCGGGACAGATAAATTATTCGGCATCAAAGGCCGGAGTTATTGGAATGACAAAATCCGCAGCGAGGGAACTGGCCGCAAGAAACATAACCGTAAACGCGGTTGCTCCGGGATTCATTGAAACGGATATGACAAAGGATCTGGTTGAAAAAGCGGGAGAAGGAATGCTTTCGGGAATACCTCTCGGACGATTGGGTTCGCCTGAGGACATCGCCGAGGCTGTTGCTTTTCTAGTTTCGGATGCGGCTGCCTATGTTACCGGGCAAGTGCTTAATGTCGACGGCGGAATGGTAATGTAA
- the fabD gene encoding ACP S-malonyltransferase, with amino-acid sequence MGKIGFLFSGQGSQYIGMGKDLIEKFKSSKDVFDEADNALDMDLTKMVTEGNQEELNLTENTQPAVLTTSMAALRAAEEKGLKPDVVAGLSLGEYTALVAAGALAFAVAVKLVKKRGRYMQEAVPEGKGTMAAIIGLDEEKVQEAVNEAKEYGIVECANFNCPGQIVIGGEIEAVKRASAIAMEKGAKLVAPLKVSAPFHTSMLKPAADRLAEELKNIDFKELNIPLISNVFADYIENKDHIKDILKNQVMKPVQWERSIQRMINDGVDTFVEIGPGKTLTGFIKKIGKKENVKLRIVNIEDVKSLEKAVEMLSPKMNVTIRSINRLTTKKNVKIGDKAC; translated from the coding sequence ATGGGCAAAATAGGATTTTTATTTTCAGGGCAGGGTTCTCAATACATTGGCATGGGAAAAGACCTTATAGAAAAATTCAAGAGCAGCAAGGATGTATTTGACGAGGCCGATAATGCCTTGGATATGGATTTGACCAAGATGGTAACCGAAGGAAACCAAGAGGAACTTAATCTTACAGAAAATACACAGCCGGCAGTTCTGACCACAAGCATGGCCGCACTTAGGGCTGCGGAGGAAAAGGGGCTTAAACCCGATGTGGTAGCCGGTCTTAGCCTAGGAGAATATACGGCATTGGTGGCAGCGGGAGCACTTGCCTTCGCGGTTGCAGTGAAGCTTGTAAAGAAACGCGGTAGATACATGCAGGAGGCCGTACCCGAAGGTAAGGGAACAATGGCTGCCATAATAGGCCTTGACGAGGAAAAAGTCCAGGAAGCTGTAAATGAAGCCAAGGAGTACGGGATTGTTGAATGCGCTAATTTCAATTGTCCGGGGCAGATTGTCATAGGCGGGGAAATCGAAGCTGTGAAAAGGGCGTCTGCTATTGCTATGGAAAAGGGCGCAAAGCTTGTAGCTCCATTAAAGGTAAGCGCACCATTTCATACCTCAATGCTGAAACCGGCCGCCGATAGGCTTGCCGAGGAACTCAAGAATATAGATTTCAAGGAATTAAATATTCCCCTTATCTCCAATGTTTTCGCGGATTATATAGAAAACAAGGACCATATAAAGGACATACTCAAAAACCAGGTAATGAAGCCGGTTCAATGGGAAAGAAGCATACAGAGAATGATTAACGACGGAGTAGACACCTTTGTTGAAATAGGTCCGGGCAAGACCCTGACAGGATTCATAAAGAAAATCGGCAAGAAAGAAAATGTGAAATTGAGAATAGTCAACATAGAGGATGTCAAGTCCCTCGAAAAAGCGGTAGAAATGCTTTCGCCGAAGATGAATGTGACAATCAGAAGCATTAACCGTTTGACCACAAAAAAAAATGTAAAGATAGGTGATAAGGCATGTTGA
- the fabK gene encoding enoyl-[acyl-carrier-protein] reductase FabK — MAKKKFKDLLGIEYPIIQGGMAWISDAELAAAVSNAGGLGIIAAGNAPGDWVKKEIRKAKTLTDKPFGVNVMLLSPFVEEVAEVVWEEKVKVIVTGAGNPGKYIKRWRENDVTIIPVVPSVGLARRMESTGVDALIAEGTEAGGHIGELTTMCLLPQVVDAVNIPVVAAGGIADGRGIAAAFMMGASGVQVGTRFLVARECNVHENYKKKILEAKDIDTLVTGRSTGHPVRVLKNKLARMYKKMDKEFAPAEKYEELGRGALHKAACLGDVSMGSIMSGQIAGLVKREQTALEIIEEMFGELKNLLDDAKDLNI; from the coding sequence ATGGCAAAGAAAAAATTCAAGGATTTGCTTGGAATAGAGTACCCTATAATCCAGGGAGGAATGGCTTGGATTTCAGACGCGGAACTGGCTGCGGCCGTTTCAAACGCTGGAGGATTGGGGATAATAGCCGCGGGGAACGCCCCCGGTGACTGGGTAAAGAAAGAAATAAGAAAAGCGAAAACCCTGACGGATAAACCCTTCGGGGTTAACGTCATGCTCCTTAGTCCCTTTGTAGAAGAGGTGGCCGAGGTTGTATGGGAGGAAAAGGTTAAGGTCATAGTTACCGGAGCCGGAAACCCTGGAAAATACATCAAAAGATGGCGTGAAAACGATGTTACGATAATTCCTGTAGTGCCTTCGGTAGGATTGGCCAGGCGAATGGAATCCACAGGTGTTGACGCACTAATTGCAGAGGGGACAGAGGCGGGCGGACATATAGGTGAGCTGACCACAATGTGTCTTTTGCCCCAGGTTGTGGATGCTGTTAATATTCCGGTTGTAGCTGCCGGGGGAATTGCCGACGGAAGAGGAATTGCAGCTGCATTCATGATGGGGGCTTCAGGTGTTCAGGTTGGAACTCGTTTTCTAGTGGCGAGGGAATGCAATGTCCATGAGAACTATAAGAAGAAAATACTAGAAGCCAAGGACATAGACACACTTGTGACTGGAAGATCGACGGGACACCCGGTTCGTGTTCTAAAGAACAAGCTTGCAAGGATGTACAAGAAGATGGATAAAGAGTTTGCTCCTGCGGAAAAATACGAAGAACTCGGGAGGGGAGCCTTGCACAAAGCTGCCTGCCTGGGGGATGTGTCCATGGGCTCTATCATGAGCGGACAGATTGCCGGACTCGTAAAACGCGAGCAGACGGCCTTGGAAATAATTGAGGAGATGTTTGGAGAGCTTAAGAATCTCCTTGATGATGCAAAGGATTTAAACATTTAG
- the acpP gene encoding acyl carrier protein — protein sequence MIMVFEKVKEILVEELGVEAEEVSMESNIKDDLDADSLDVVQVVMAVEEAFEIEVEEEVAEKMLTVGDIVRYVEANK from the coding sequence ATTATAATGGTATTTGAAAAGGTGAAGGAAATTTTAGTTGAAGAATTAGGCGTGGAGGCAGAAGAGGTTTCCATGGAAAGCAATATAAAGGACGATTTGGATGCTGATTCATTGGACGTAGTACAAGTTGTAATGGCTGTAGAAGAGGCATTCGAAATCGAGGTTGAAGAAGAAGTTGCTGAAAAGATGCTGACGGTCGGTGACATTGTCCGTTACGTTGAAGCGAATAAATAA